The following proteins come from a genomic window of Pogoniulus pusillus isolate bPogPus1 chromosome W unlocalized genomic scaffold, bPogPus1.pri SUPER_W_unloc_1, whole genome shotgun sequence:
- the LOC135173787 gene encoding uncharacterized protein LOC135173787 produces the protein MEPPSRPSLLPRFFQSIGDSLWGAGEPTTQALLDKQVAISLLLNFLEKRGVSMSKKKLTSLVAYGLVRGHFQTSDSLFDESEWRRCGDTIFDQAIDGDKTAKSVQKQWRDVINCLKKYRLEQTLAATAAARLADGLDTRGERPLEAMVTPASSLFSDLKISPGTVVPLMTLPSASTVPMLSAVPKQPVLPTPNAPTQPAAPQQPAPSTSNTPTQPAAPQQPALPTPNAPTQPAAPQQPVLPTSNAPTQPAAPQQPAPPQQDVPMQPVPPQQDVPMQPVPPAQDPSLYPALPQDVPDVPAVPVQPPAPPMPAVPIPQNIPTIPAAPVQPSAPLLPAPPPYSGPFSPLPASAAISPRPAQTPFATFRPAPPAAAGPNKHTQLVMAALRSADARNRGRRNNNPRNPCFRCGLTGHARDDCPQAAVWCDHCQLDSHATAACKRSGNYQRSAAGSRARTQVAAPVMLSAQQPPAASGWILQQQ, from the exons atggaacctcccagccgcccctcccttcttccgcggttttttcaaagtattggtgactccctttggggagctggcgaaccgaccacacaagcacttttggataaacaagtagcaatttctctcctcttgaactttttggaaaagcgaggagtttccatgtcaaagaaaaaattgacttccttagtagcatatggactagtaagaggacactttcaaacttcagactctctttttgatgaatctgaatggcgccgctgtggcgatactatttttgaccaggctattgacggtgacaaaacagccaaaagcgtacagaagcaatggcgtgatgtcatcaattgcttgaagaaatacagactggaacagacccttgcagctacagcagcagcacggcttgctgacggcttggacactcggggggagagaccactagaggcaatggttaccccagctagctctctcttttccgacctgaaaatttctccaggcacggtggtgcctttgatgactctccccagtgcatctACTGTTCCGATGCTGTCCGCAGTGCCGAAGCAACCGGTGCTACCAACTCCAaacgctccgacgcagccagcagcgccccagcaaccagCGCCGtcaacttcaaacactccgacgcagccagcagcgccccagcaaccagCGCTGCCAACTCCAAACGccccgacgcagccagcagcgccccagcagccGGTGCTGCCAACTTCAaacgctccgacgcagccagcagcgccccagcaaccagcgccgcctcagcaAGATGTCCCAATGCAACCAgtgccgcctcagcaggacgtcccgatgcagccggtgccgccggctcaggacccttcgttataccctgcgctgcctcaagacgttcccgacgttcctgccgttccagtgcaaccaccagcacccccgatgccagcggtaccaattccccaaaacattccCACCATCCCTGCCGCTCCGGTGCAGCcgtctgcccccctgctcccagcgccaccgccctacagtggtccgttttccccactcccggctTCCGCTGCCATCTCGCCACGTCCGGCGCAAACTCCTTTTGCTACATTCCGACCcgcccccccggctgcagcgggcccga ataagcacacgcagctcgtaatggcagcactgcgaTCCGCAGATGCAAGGAATCGTGGCCGCCGAAACAACAACCCACGGAACCCCTGCTTCCGCTGCGGTCTAACTGGGCACGCGCGCGATGattgcccacaggctgcagtctggTGTGACCACTGCCAACTTGATTCTCATGCAACTGCGGCCTGCAAGCGCTCGGGAAACTACCAGCGCAGCGCGGCAGGCAGCCGCGCGAGGACACAAGTTGCTGCCCCAGTGATGCTATCTGCCCAGCAACCTCCGGCAGCCTCGGGCTGGATCTTACAACAGCAGTAA